A genomic window from Desulfovermiculus halophilus DSM 18834 includes:
- the phoU gene encoding phosphate signaling complex protein PhoU — translation METHLHKELEKLEVKMMRMFTLTERALGAAVKALMERNDSLAEEVIVGDKEINALEVDIEEAILHILALWQPVAKDLRFVMGCSKIANDLERLGDQATNVAERAIMLNQRPRLALMSAVQSLADISLSMYQNVIDAFSRLDCDQAAQVCGQDNTADDLNIKIIRRLIDSMSSENAVVERAVHTVIVANSLERVGDLSTNIAENIYFIVQGINVKHSDRFDSKCS, via the coding sequence ATGGAGACGCATTTGCATAAGGAGCTGGAAAAGCTCGAGGTCAAGATGATGAGGATGTTCACCTTGACTGAAAGGGCGTTGGGTGCCGCGGTCAAGGCCCTGATGGAGCGAAACGACTCCCTGGCTGAAGAGGTCATTGTGGGCGACAAGGAGATCAATGCCCTGGAAGTGGACATCGAAGAGGCAATTTTGCACATCCTGGCCCTGTGGCAGCCGGTGGCCAAGGACTTGCGTTTTGTCATGGGCTGTTCCAAGATTGCCAACGACCTGGAGCGTCTCGGTGATCAGGCCACCAATGTAGCCGAGCGGGCCATCATGCTCAATCAGCGCCCCAGGCTCGCGCTGATGAGCGCTGTGCAGTCCCTGGCCGATATTTCTCTGTCCATGTATCAAAACGTGATCGACGCCTTCTCCAGGCTGGACTGTGATCAGGCCGCACAGGTCTGCGGCCAGGACAATACTGCCGATGACCTGAACATCAAGATCATTCGCCGCCTTATCGACTCCATGAGCAGTGAAAACGCGGTTGTGGAACGAGCGGTGCACACGGTGATTGTGGCCAACTCTCTGGAACGGGTCGGGGACCTGTCCACGAACATCGCCGAAAACATCTACTTTATCGTCCAGGGTATCAACGTGAAGCATTCCGACCGCTTTGATTCCAAATGCTCCTGA